The following are from one region of the Deinococcus terrestris genome:
- a CDS encoding IS4 family transposase, translated as MKDTRSRPAQSSLTALLAEHFPLDPRRLTVLSALILAVIQARSVVLYQLVQIVDLPGSNDTVYQRLKRFVEFALPDLLVARFVLAHLRDEQQMLLVLDRTNWKLGQQDINILLLSVRWQTFSFPLVWTLLPHSGNSNMATRIALVERLLPLLQGKTLFLAADREFIGGEWFVALRRMGISPVIRLRADSMVEGSPVWVRFKKLKPGEVRVWHKPTHVYGVTLRVLACQNAFGQTLFLAYQGHAEKALKRYALRWTAENMHQALKSRGFFLESTHLTDPSRVATLLAVVALAFVWCCLVGEFEQQRDPSRCLRHGYPPKSLFRRGLDALRAVLTKPNRGPAHAFPDFLATFDP; from the coding sequence ATGAAAGACACCCGGAGCCGACCCGCTCAGTCTAGCCTCACTGCCCTGCTTGCTGAGCACTTCCCGCTTGATCCTCGTCGCCTGACCGTCCTGAGCGCCCTGATCCTGGCCGTGATTCAGGCACGAAGCGTCGTTCTCTACCAGCTCGTCCAGATCGTTGACCTCCCCGGCTCAAACGACACTGTGTACCAACGCCTGAAGCGCTTCGTGGAATTCGCACTTCCCGATCTCCTGGTTGCCCGCTTTGTCCTGGCCCATCTGCGAGACGAGCAGCAGATGCTGCTCGTCCTGGACCGAACCAATTGGAAGCTCGGTCAACAGGACATCAACATTCTCCTGCTCAGCGTGCGGTGGCAGACCTTCAGCTTCCCGCTCGTCTGGACCTTGTTGCCGCATAGCGGCAACAGCAACATGGCGACCCGCATCGCGCTGGTCGAACGCCTGCTCCCCTTGCTCCAGGGCAAGACACTCTTCCTGGCCGCCGACCGGGAGTTCATCGGTGGGGAGTGGTTCGTGGCCTTGCGCCGCATGGGCATTTCTCCCGTGATCCGTTTGCGGGCTGACAGCATGGTCGAGGGGTCCCCAGTCTGGGTCAGATTCAAGAAACTCAAGCCGGGTGAAGTGCGGGTCTGGCACAAGCCCACTCACGTCTACGGCGTGACGCTGCGCGTTCTGGCGTGCCAGAACGCCTTCGGTCAGACCCTGTTCCTGGCTTACCAGGGCCATGCTGAGAAAGCCCTGAAACGTTACGCGCTGCGCTGGACCGCAGAAAACATGCATCAGGCGCTGAAATCCAGGGGCTTTTTTCTCGAAAGCACGCACCTGACTGATCCCAGTCGGGTCGCCACGCTCCTGGCCGTGGTCGCACTGGCCTTCGTATGGTGCTGTTTGGTGGGAGAGTTTGAGCAGCAGCGTGACCCGTCACGCTGCCTTCGACACGGCTACCCGCCCAAAAGCCTCTTCAGACGTGGCCTGGATGCCCTTCGCGCCGTGCTGACCAAGCCCAACCGTGGGCCTGCACACGCGTTTCCCGACTTCCTCGCCACTTTTGACCCCTAG
- a CDS encoding peptidase C39 family protein, which yields MKQLNIPALLSAALMISACNTTPQVPEPPKAEAPSKATDSAYSTTLVWQSDNHWVSGTLDNLKLSGDTLILAEGKTSGTLTSSVITVNAYDQLIPSWNAETGEKGSLSVEVRHQKVGDTWTKWYSFGTWSRAEGRASAESQKDVDGIVWTDTNNLYGRATTTRYQYRVTLRDGAKLKQVAMNTVDTDRQTAGAGAPSDKSAWGKVLNVPERSQMIYPDGGEVWCSPTSTSMVMAFYGTNVTVPEAAKGTYDAVYDGMGNWPFNVAYAAEYGFRGFVTRLPSLAAAEKYIAAGIPLVASIRWKVGELPGAAIPSSTGHLVVVVGFDAQGNPVVNDPAAADNESVQRTYGRDIFEKLWLNASGGMVYVIHKSGAAVPQ from the coding sequence ATGAAACAACTCAATATTCCGGCTTTGTTGTCGGCGGCCTTGATGATTTCCGCCTGCAATACCACTCCCCAGGTCCCGGAACCACCAAAAGCGGAGGCCCCATCAAAGGCCACGGACAGTGCCTACAGCACGACCCTTGTTTGGCAGAGCGACAACCACTGGGTAAGCGGCACCCTCGACAACCTCAAGCTCAGTGGCGACACGCTAATTCTCGCTGAAGGAAAGACGTCGGGCACCCTGACCAGCAGCGTCATCACAGTGAACGCCTATGACCAGCTCATTCCTTCCTGGAATGCTGAAACCGGCGAAAAAGGCAGTCTGAGCGTCGAGGTGCGCCACCAGAAGGTGGGAGACACCTGGACCAAGTGGTATTCCTTTGGCACTTGGTCCCGCGCCGAGGGCCGCGCCAGCGCCGAGAGCCAAAAGGATGTCGACGGCATCGTGTGGACGGACACCAACAACCTCTATGGCCGTGCGACCACCACCCGTTACCAGTACCGCGTGACGCTGAGAGACGGGGCCAAGCTCAAGCAGGTGGCCATGAACACTGTGGATACCGACCGGCAGACGGCCGGTGCCGGTGCGCCCAGCGACAAGAGTGCCTGGGGCAAGGTGCTGAACGTGCCTGAGCGTTCCCAGATGATCTACCCGGACGGCGGCGAGGTCTGGTGCTCCCCCACCTCGACCAGCATGGTGATGGCGTTCTACGGCACCAACGTCACCGTCCCCGAAGCCGCCAAAGGCACCTACGACGCTGTGTATGACGGGATGGGCAACTGGCCCTTTAATGTCGCCTACGCGGCCGAGTATGGCTTCCGGGGCTTTGTGACCCGGCTGCCGAGTCTGGCCGCTGCCGAAAAGTACATCGCGGCGGGCATTCCCCTGGTGGCCAGCATTCGCTGGAAGGTGGGAGAGCTGCCTGGAGCCGCCATTCCTTCGAGCACTGGCCACCTGGTGGTGGTCGTCGGCTTTGACGCTCAGGGCAACCCGGTGGTGAACGACCCGGCCGCGGCAGACAACGAGAGCGTGCAGCGCACTTATGGGCGCGACATTTTCGAGAAGCTGTGGCTGAACGCCTCGGGTGGAATGGTGTACGTCATCCACAAGAGCGGCGCAGCGGTACCCCAGTAG
- a CDS encoding DEAD/DEAH box helicase family protein yields MPPVLRLDRGTLVMWEVPEVVSHLFTWDSRSQSYRAPGQTYREVMEALGQAGVKDEAASFLKLDLGYARDIEPYQHQQGALNAWKRAGRRGVVVLPTGAGKTLVAQLALRDTPRSALVCVPTLDLMHQWYAGLLAAFPDAQVGLLGGGSKDDAPILVSTYDSAAIHAEDLAGRYAFQVFDECHHLPAPFTRVTAEMGIAPYRLGLTATPKRSDGREADLDGLVGPVVYSVVPEELAGGSLSEYREVIIRVRLSPLEQERYDGCIRLRNDFLRRSGIRLGSIEGWQKFVMSSGTVQGRAAMLAHLEAKSLAYGTEGKLRVLEEIFANHPQERTLIFTNDNAAVYRISHEFLVPTITHQTPVKERHKLLKRFRDGTYRILATSRVLNEGIDVPEASVAVVLSGTATEREYVQRLGRILRKSEGKQAVLYEVITEGTSEERVSQQRRGQWQPGQRAETPVWEDLNAPH; encoded by the coding sequence ATGCCGCCCGTGCTGCGCCTCGACCGGGGCACCCTCGTGATGTGGGAGGTGCCCGAGGTGGTCTCGCACCTCTTCACCTGGGACTCCCGCAGCCAGTCGTACCGCGCTCCGGGGCAGACTTACCGCGAGGTGATGGAGGCGCTCGGGCAGGCAGGTGTCAAAGACGAGGCCGCAAGCTTCCTCAAGCTCGACCTGGGCTACGCCCGCGACATCGAGCCCTACCAGCACCAGCAGGGCGCCCTGAATGCCTGGAAACGGGCCGGGCGCCGGGGCGTGGTGGTCCTGCCCACTGGGGCGGGGAAGACCCTGGTCGCGCAGCTCGCCCTGCGCGATACCCCCCGCAGCGCCCTGGTCTGCGTGCCTACCCTCGACCTGATGCACCAGTGGTACGCCGGGCTGCTGGCCGCCTTTCCGGACGCCCAGGTGGGTCTGCTGGGTGGGGGCAGCAAGGACGACGCGCCCATCCTGGTGAGCACCTATGACTCAGCGGCCATCCACGCCGAGGACCTCGCTGGGAGATATGCCTTCCAAGTCTTCGACGAGTGCCACCACCTCCCCGCCCCCTTCACCCGCGTCACCGCGGAGATGGGGATAGCCCCCTACCGCCTGGGCCTGACCGCCACTCCGAAGCGCAGTGACGGACGAGAGGCGGATCTGGACGGGCTGGTCGGCCCGGTCGTGTACTCGGTCGTCCCAGAGGAGCTGGCGGGCGGCTCGCTGTCCGAGTACCGCGAGGTCATCATCCGGGTGCGGCTCAGCCCCCTGGAGCAGGAACGCTACGACGGGTGCATTCGCCTCCGCAACGACTTTCTGCGGCGCTCGGGTATTCGGCTGGGCAGCATCGAGGGCTGGCAGAAATTCGTCATGTCGAGCGGGACCGTCCAGGGCCGGGCGGCCATGCTCGCGCATCTGGAGGCGAAGTCCCTGGCCTACGGGACCGAGGGCAAACTGCGCGTGCTGGAGGAGATCTTCGCCAACCACCCGCAGGAGCGGACCCTGATCTTCACCAACGACAACGCGGCGGTCTACCGCATCAGTCACGAGTTTCTGGTCCCCACCATCACGCACCAGACGCCCGTCAAGGAGCGGCACAAGCTGCTGAAGAGATTCCGGGACGGCACCTACCGCATCCTCGCCACCAGCCGGGTCCTGAACGAGGGCATCGACGTGCCGGAGGCGAGTGTGGCCGTGGTGCTGTCCGGCACCGCCACCGAGCGCGAGTACGTGCAGCGGCTCGGGCGCATCCTGCGGAAGTCGGAGGGGAAACAGGCGGTGCTGTACGAGGTCATCACCGAGGGCACCTCCGAGGAACGGGTCAGCCAGCAGCGCCGGGGGCAGTGGCAGCCAGGGCAACGGGCGGAAACGCCCGTGTGGGAGGACCTGAATGCTCCCCACTGA
- a CDS encoding DUF790 family protein has translation MLPTELLMFRVKGGVVEPRRLKPTPGNLQLAETLIRTFEANLGKRRADLDEDLKVLGAGRPDFKVLRGMAHLLTNGSSTFETGGHAEPSLVREKVFELAQAHPPSRLRRDLVLEQAARSLSSERPLSAEDVAAALYADLPDQQTLTAFDPPEPQALIERWDLAQAQGVLYRAYSLILTARPNEPARYKQLLKYTRFFGLMLTVEGDPVHGFTLTLDGPTSLFGGTTRYGLALSKFLPALLHVTKWDLTATLKPRRDLAWVDPKDEEWQFGLTSEDGYVSHYPEPKEHDSALESGFSERFAKLETAWKLEREVDLVPVPGGVILPDFRLAHEDGRSVLVEIVGYWRPEYLRKKFDLLRKSGRQDVIVCVSERLNLERAGVDPSDFDERLVWFKGVLNPKEVLAVAERLTAEGPPP, from the coding sequence ATGCTCCCCACTGAACTCCTGATGTTCCGGGTCAAGGGCGGCGTGGTGGAGCCCCGACGACTCAAGCCCACACCAGGCAACCTCCAGCTCGCCGAGACCCTGATCCGCACCTTCGAGGCCAATCTGGGCAAGAGACGGGCGGACCTCGACGAGGACCTGAAAGTGCTGGGGGCCGGGCGGCCGGACTTCAAGGTGCTGCGGGGGATGGCGCATCTGTTGACCAACGGGTCGAGCACCTTTGAGACGGGCGGGCACGCCGAGCCGTCCCTGGTGCGGGAGAAGGTCTTCGAGCTGGCCCAGGCGCATCCACCCAGTCGTCTGCGGCGTGACCTCGTGCTGGAGCAGGCTGCACGGTCCCTCTCCAGCGAGCGGCCCCTCTCCGCTGAGGATGTGGCCGCTGCCCTGTACGCCGATCTGCCGGACCAGCAGACGTTGACGGCCTTCGACCCGCCTGAGCCGCAGGCCCTGATCGAGCGGTGGGACCTGGCCCAGGCCCAGGGGGTGCTGTACCGCGCCTACAGCCTGATCCTGACCGCCCGGCCCAATGAGCCTGCCCGGTACAAGCAACTGTTGAAATACACGCGCTTTTTCGGCCTGATGCTGACGGTGGAGGGTGATCCGGTCCACGGGTTCACCCTGACCCTGGACGGCCCGACCTCCCTGTTCGGCGGGACCACCCGCTACGGGCTGGCCCTGTCGAAGTTCCTGCCCGCGCTGCTGCACGTCACGAAATGGGACCTGACCGCGACCCTCAAGCCCCGCCGGGATCTCGCCTGGGTGGACCCGAAGGACGAGGAATGGCAGTTCGGCCTGACCAGCGAGGACGGGTACGTCAGCCACTACCCCGAGCCCAAAGAGCATGACAGCGCCCTGGAGTCGGGCTTTTCCGAGCGCTTCGCCAAGCTGGAGACTGCATGGAAGCTGGAGCGCGAGGTGGACCTGGTGCCGGTGCCGGGGGGCGTGATCTTGCCGGATTTCCGCCTCGCCCACGAGGACGGCCGCAGCGTGCTGGTGGAGATCGTGGGCTACTGGCGGCCGGAGTACCTGCGGAAGAAGTTCGACCTGCTGCGGAAATCAGGCAGGCAAGACGTGATCGTGTGTGTCTCGGAGCGGCTGAACCTGGAGCGGGCGGGCGTGGACCCCTCGGACTTCGACGAGCGGCTGGTGTGGTTCAAGGGCGTGCTGAACCCGAAAGAGGTGCTGGCGGTCGCGGAGCGGCTGACGGCAGAAGGTCCGCCGCCCTGA
- the mgtE gene encoding magnesium transporter has protein sequence MTLSDRQLEELRQALRSGAAAPLVMAAGRLSPAEWAQLLSQLPPHELPIVTRRLPPERRAAIVAELPPTVGADLVARLPRPEGAALLGALDPDDAADLLARLPGGVLTELLGALPEGRAARLRQLLAYPADSAGGRMTPQFVAVLPDLTADQAIAAIRQVAHEAETIYSVYVVDGAQAFLGVLSLHALVTAPPGTPVRELMVPDAVSVRVDTDQEVAARLLMRRNLLALPVTDEGGRLVGIITEDDVADVLEEEATEDFQRLGGSQPLETPYRRASVWLLFRKRLPWLLALFVAEAYTGNVMRYFEDTLGQVVALSFFIPLLLGTGGNIGSQITTTLVRAMAVDDLSLRDLRWILGKEFVVGLVIGAVMALIAFLRAKLLHVGADVGTVVALAIAAISIWSSVVAAVLPLLLRKLRLDPTVVSAPFITTLVDGTGLVIYFLIARAVLQL, from the coding sequence GTGACCCTGAGCGACAGGCAGCTGGAGGAGCTACGTCAGGCCCTGCGCAGCGGAGCCGCGGCCCCGCTGGTGATGGCGGCCGGGCGGCTGAGTCCGGCTGAATGGGCGCAACTGCTCTCACAGCTCCCCCCGCACGAGCTGCCCATAGTCACGCGCCGCCTGCCTCCCGAACGCCGAGCGGCGATCGTGGCCGAGTTGCCGCCGACCGTCGGCGCGGACCTCGTGGCCAGGCTGCCACGGCCGGAGGGGGCCGCGCTGCTGGGGGCGCTGGATCCGGACGACGCTGCCGACCTCCTCGCGCGTCTCCCCGGCGGCGTTCTGACTGAGCTGCTCGGTGCCCTGCCGGAAGGACGGGCGGCCCGGCTGCGTCAGTTGCTGGCCTACCCGGCCGACAGCGCTGGCGGCCGGATGACGCCCCAGTTCGTCGCGGTGCTGCCCGATCTGACTGCGGATCAGGCGATAGCGGCCATCCGCCAGGTGGCCCATGAGGCGGAGACGATCTATTCCGTGTATGTGGTGGACGGGGCGCAGGCCTTCCTGGGGGTCCTCTCGCTGCACGCGCTGGTCACGGCGCCGCCGGGGACCCCCGTGCGCGAACTGATGGTGCCAGACGCGGTGTCGGTCCGCGTCGACACCGACCAGGAAGTCGCCGCGCGGCTGCTGATGCGCCGCAATCTGCTCGCCCTGCCGGTCACCGATGAGGGGGGTCGGCTGGTCGGCATCATCACCGAGGATGACGTCGCCGACGTGCTGGAAGAGGAAGCGACCGAGGACTTCCAGCGGCTGGGCGGCTCGCAACCGCTGGAGACGCCTTACCGCCGGGCGAGCGTCTGGCTGCTCTTTCGCAAGCGGCTGCCCTGGTTGCTCGCGCTGTTCGTCGCCGAGGCCTACACCGGGAACGTGATGCGCTATTTCGAGGACACACTGGGGCAGGTGGTGGCCCTGTCCTTTTTCATTCCCCTGCTGCTGGGGACCGGCGGGAACATCGGCAGTCAGATCACCACCACGCTCGTCCGCGCGATGGCGGTGGACGACCTGAGCCTGCGGGACCTGCGCTGGATTCTCGGCAAGGAGTTCGTGGTCGGACTGGTGATTGGGGCCGTGATGGCCCTGATCGCTTTCCTTCGAGCGAAGCTGTTGCACGTCGGGGCGGATGTGGGGACGGTCGTCGCCCTGGCCATCGCCGCCATCAGCATCTGGTCATCGGTGGTGGCCGCCGTCTTGCCCCTTCTGTTACGCAAGCTCCGGCTCGACCCCACCGTCGTGTCCGCGCCCTTCATCACGACGCTGGTGGACGGCACCGGGCTGGTGATCTACTTCTTAATCGCCCGGGCCGTCCTCCAGCTCTAG
- a CDS encoding 3-hydroxyacyl-CoA dehydrogenase, with the protein MTIKTVAVCGSGVLGSQIAFQTAFHGFDVRVYDVGDEAVTRARATLEGLQERYQQDLQATPEQTRAAMERLTFFTELAEAVRGVDLVIEAIPEVFDIKRDFYHKLGEVADPDTIFATNTSTLLPSDLMEATGRPGRFLALHFANQIWLNNTAEIMRTPRTDDAVFDQVVAFAQDIGMVALPLHKEQPGYILNTLLVPLLGAALELVVKGVADPHTVDKTWMVATGAPRGPFAILDVIGLTTPYNINMAAAAQGDAGRGAVAQYLKSYIDQGKLGIATGEGFYSYPNPAYLREDFLK; encoded by the coding sequence ATGACCATCAAGACCGTCGCGGTGTGCGGCAGTGGAGTGTTGGGTTCGCAAATCGCCTTTCAGACGGCCTTTCACGGCTTTGACGTGCGCGTATATGACGTAGGCGACGAGGCCGTCACCCGCGCTAGGGCCACCCTGGAGGGGTTGCAGGAACGCTACCAGCAGGACCTCCAGGCCACTCCGGAGCAGACCCGGGCGGCCATGGAGCGCCTGACGTTCTTCACCGAACTGGCGGAGGCCGTGCGGGGCGTGGACCTCGTGATCGAGGCCATTCCGGAAGTTTTCGACATCAAGCGGGACTTCTACCACAAGCTGGGCGAGGTCGCCGACCCGGACACCATCTTCGCCACCAACACCTCGACCCTGCTGCCCAGCGACCTGATGGAGGCCACCGGGCGGCCTGGGCGGTTCCTGGCACTGCATTTCGCCAACCAGATCTGGCTGAACAACACCGCCGAGATCATGCGCACGCCGCGCACCGACGACGCCGTGTTCGATCAGGTGGTGGCGTTTGCCCAGGACATCGGCATGGTCGCGTTGCCGCTGCACAAGGAGCAGCCGGGGTACATCCTGAATACCCTGCTGGTCCCGCTGCTGGGCGCAGCCCTGGAACTGGTCGTGAAGGGCGTCGCGGACCCGCACACGGTGGACAAGACCTGGATGGTGGCGACCGGTGCGCCACGTGGACCCTTCGCCATCCTGGACGTGATTGGCCTGACCACGCCGTACAACATCAACATGGCCGCCGCCGCTCAGGGCGACGCGGGGCGCGGAGCGGTGGCGCAGTACCTCAAGAGCTACATCGATCAGGGCAAGCTGGGCATCGCCACAGGAGAGGGCTTCTACAGTTACCCCAATCCCGCCTATCTGCGCGAGGACTTTCTGAAATAG
- a CDS encoding AI-2E family transporter, producing MPAPDENSPRKAGGGSRLVIVNLLPTALIVLAVLLALNFFGLVATPLLVITLAVLLAAALNPLVLWGHAALHLPRPVAAILTVALLLGVLTLLGTLLVPVLIAQVSSFAVGLPADAYLLGQRLDAWLNEHPTLNALLGESVLDDVSSRATALVAGLIPQAVNLVVSTASNLALGVFGIVILTFTLAQPGPLVQGLLSAVPEARREWVGALAARVIGSLSRWGRGMLLLMLAVGGANALGLWALGVENWLLYGVVAAFGEIVPTVGPIFAALPPILATLADDPGKAVGVALLALAIQQVENYVLVPFVLGGSANLHPVSVTAGVLLFGSVFGLVGAFLTVPFLILIKALYEEVLLARRSLASEADAQAVVEGASPETPPEGQQAG from the coding sequence TTGCCTGCGCCTGATGAAAACAGTCCCCGGAAGGCCGGTGGGGGGTCACGTCTGGTCATCGTCAACCTGCTGCCGACCGCGCTGATCGTCCTGGCGGTGCTGCTGGCACTGAATTTCTTCGGCCTGGTGGCCACGCCCCTGCTCGTCATCACCCTGGCCGTGCTGCTGGCCGCCGCCCTCAACCCGCTGGTGCTGTGGGGCCACGCGGCCTTGCACCTGCCACGCCCCGTCGCGGCGATTCTCACGGTGGCGCTGCTGCTGGGCGTCCTGACCCTGCTGGGCACGCTGCTGGTCCCGGTCCTGATCGCGCAGGTGTCCAGTTTCGCGGTGGGGCTGCCCGCCGACGCCTATCTCCTGGGCCAGCGCCTCGACGCGTGGCTGAACGAACATCCCACCCTGAACGCCCTGCTGGGGGAGAGCGTGCTGGACGACGTGAGTTCGCGTGCCACGGCCCTGGTCGCCGGGCTGATTCCCCAGGCCGTCAACCTCGTCGTCAGCACCGCCAGCAACCTCGCGCTGGGGGTCTTTGGGATCGTCATTCTGACCTTCACGCTGGCCCAGCCCGGACCACTGGTGCAGGGCCTGCTGAGCGCCGTGCCCGAAGCCCGCCGTGAGTGGGTAGGGGCGCTTGCGGCGCGGGTGATCGGCAGCCTCAGCCGCTGGGGACGCGGGATGCTGCTGCTGATGCTGGCAGTCGGCGGGGCCAACGCGCTGGGGCTCTGGGCGCTGGGGGTCGAGAATTGGCTGCTGTACGGGGTTGTGGCGGCCTTTGGCGAGATCGTGCCGACGGTCGGCCCGATCTTTGCGGCGCTGCCGCCCATTCTCGCCACCCTGGCCGACGATCCGGGCAAGGCCGTCGGGGTCGCCCTGCTCGCCCTGGCGATTCAGCAGGTGGAAAACTATGTGCTGGTCCCGTTCGTGCTGGGCGGCAGCGCGAACCTGCACCCGGTGTCGGTGACGGCCGGCGTGCTGCTGTTCGGGAGCGTCTTCGGGCTGGTCGGCGCCTTCCTGACGGTGCCGTTCCTGATCCTGATCAAGGCCCTCTACGAGGAGGTGCTGCTTGCCCGCCGCTCTCTCGCATCCGAGGCGGATGCCCAGGCCGTCGTCGAGGGGGCCTCTCCAGAAACCCCCCCGGAGGGACAGCAGGCGGGCTAA
- a CDS encoding aminopeptidase, with protein sequence MTYDAERHAILLAEYCIAVQPGDRVLVAASTLALPLVEALHRTLLQRGARPVVRLSYPNQMEDAQRYASDDVLDTLHPSDLEDARAFDASIRILTPTAPDLDLDPQRAARHRASLAPISPSRLHSRWNLTLYPTEYGAQAAGMTLPDYEAFVAKAMFLDAPDPVAKWGEVRAFQAQLIERLSRADEVRLAAAGTDLCLSVRGRSWSNSDAKRNMPSGEVFTAPLETSANGTITFDLPTLYGGSVVRGITLTFQDGEVVDATAEEGQDILNAALQTDQGARFLGELGIGTNVGIQHPSMNILFDEKIGGTVHLAVGQAYVENGGTNTSAVHWDMILDLRRGGRMQLDGEDFQVDGRFVETTAR encoded by the coding sequence ATGACCTACGACGCTGAACGTCACGCTATTCTTCTCGCCGAATATTGTATCGCTGTCCAACCTGGAGACCGCGTGTTGGTAGCCGCCAGCACCCTCGCCCTGCCCCTGGTGGAGGCACTTCACCGGACTCTCCTGCAACGGGGGGCACGGCCTGTCGTGCGCCTGAGTTATCCGAACCAGATGGAGGACGCGCAGCGGTATGCCAGCGACGATGTCCTCGACACACTGCATCCAAGTGACCTCGAGGACGCGCGTGCCTTTGATGCGTCGATTCGGATTCTTACCCCCACGGCTCCTGACCTTGATCTCGATCCCCAGCGCGCTGCACGCCACCGCGCAAGCCTGGCCCCGATCAGCCCAAGCCGCCTGCACTCCCGCTGGAATCTCACCCTCTATCCGACGGAATACGGCGCGCAGGCCGCAGGCATGACCCTTCCCGACTATGAGGCGTTTGTCGCGAAGGCCATGTTCCTAGACGCCCCAGATCCGGTAGCAAAGTGGGGGGAGGTGCGTGCCTTCCAGGCCCAGCTGATCGAACGGCTCAGCCGGGCGGACGAGGTGCGGCTCGCGGCAGCTGGTACTGATCTGTGCCTGAGCGTGCGGGGACGGTCCTGGAGTAATAGTGACGCAAAACGCAACATGCCCTCGGGGGAGGTATTCACTGCCCCACTGGAAACGAGCGCAAACGGCACTATCACCTTTGATCTACCGACACTCTATGGGGGTTCGGTCGTGCGCGGCATCACCCTGACTTTCCAGGATGGGGAGGTCGTGGACGCGACCGCAGAAGAAGGACAAGACATTTTGAACGCAGCCCTACAAACGGATCAAGGCGCGCGCTTCCTTGGCGAGCTTGGCATAGGAACGAATGTGGGGATCCAACATCCCAGCATGAACATTCTTTTCGATGAGAAGATCGGAGGAACGGTCCACCTCGCCGTGGGTCAGGCCTATGTGGAGAATGGTGGAACAAACACCAGTGCGGTGCACTGGGACATGATTCTTGACCTACGGCGAGGTGGGAGGATGCAACTCGACGGTGAAGATTTTCAGGTCGATGGTCGCTTTGTAGAAACGACAGCTCGGTAG
- a CDS encoding SDR family oxidoreductase, whose amino-acid sequence MDLVLQDQPAIVTAASAGLGYATALALAHEGAHVALCSRDGKRAQDAADRIERATGRPVRAYAADVADGDALRGFIDRAAQDLGGLRILVCNAGGPPAGSFTTLTEADWMTAFQLTLMSVVRSVDAALPYFRQGGGGRVLSIVSSSVKRPLENLTLSNAYRPAVQGLCKSLSIELAPDNVQVNCLAPGRILTERIQVLDEAAASRRGTTWQEVRARSEQDIPMQRLGTPEEFGRVAAFLCSGAATYVNGSTLLVDGGAVTSL is encoded by the coding sequence ATGGACCTTGTTCTTCAGGATCAGCCCGCCATTGTGACGGCGGCCAGCGCAGGCCTCGGCTACGCGACCGCCCTCGCCCTCGCCCACGAAGGCGCGCACGTTGCCCTGTGCTCGCGCGATGGTAAACGGGCGCAGGACGCGGCGGATCGGATCGAGCGGGCGACGGGCCGGCCGGTCCGTGCGTATGCGGCGGACGTAGCCGACGGTGATGCCCTCCGCGGGTTCATCGATCGAGCTGCCCAGGATCTGGGTGGCCTGCGCATCCTAGTCTGTAATGCCGGTGGGCCGCCGGCCGGCAGCTTCACGACCCTTACCGAAGCGGACTGGATGACTGCATTCCAGCTGACGCTGATGAGCGTGGTGCGCAGCGTGGACGCAGCCCTCCCTTACTTCCGTCAGGGAGGTGGCGGGCGTGTGCTCAGCATCGTCAGCAGCAGCGTGAAGCGGCCACTGGAGAACCTGACCCTTTCCAACGCTTATCGCCCCGCTGTGCAAGGGCTGTGCAAATCGCTCAGTATCGAACTTGCGCCCGACAACGTCCAGGTCAACTGCTTGGCCCCCGGTCGCATCCTGACTGAACGCATCCAGGTGCTCGATGAGGCGGCTGCGAGCCGACGCGGCACCACGTGGCAGGAGGTGCGCGCCCGCTCCGAGCAGGACATCCCGATGCAGCGCCTGGGCACGCCCGAGGAGTTTGGACGCGTCGCGGCCTTCCTGTGTTCCGGAGCAGCCACCTATGTGAACGGCAGCACCCTACTGGTCGACGGCGGCGCTGTCACTTCTCTGTAA
- a CDS encoding RraA family protein, whose amino-acid sequence MTLTQDRKTELQQRFLRVDTANVADILDEMGHTDCGLSSDLWPIRERLEKMAGWAYTIRGQMTPYPGTGDPKKMEAVSGLTPGHLSVWSGGGAEGVCFFGELIARGMQLRGCTGALVDGGIRDIEWLARMDFPVYARYRTPVQSIGRWEVNAWQVDVYLPGATSARVRVRPDDFILADVDGALMIPQEIVPEVLERAEALTEKEARIREDLEAGMSLPDVLSKYGHV is encoded by the coding sequence ATGACCCTTACCCAGGACCGCAAGACGGAACTGCAACAGCGCTTTTTGCGCGTCGACACGGCCAACGTCGCCGACATCCTTGACGAGATGGGCCACACGGACTGTGGCCTGTCGAGCGACCTGTGGCCCATCAGGGAGCGGCTGGAGAAGATGGCCGGTTGGGCCTACACCATTCGCGGCCAGATGACCCCCTATCCGGGAACAGGTGATCCAAAGAAGATGGAGGCGGTCAGTGGTCTGACCCCTGGGCACCTGAGTGTCTGGAGCGGTGGCGGCGCCGAGGGGGTGTGTTTCTTCGGAGAACTCATCGCGCGGGGCATGCAACTGCGCGGCTGTACCGGCGCGCTGGTCGACGGCGGTATTCGCGACATCGAATGGCTTGCCCGCATGGACTTCCCGGTCTACGCCCGCTACCGTACGCCAGTGCAGTCGATCGGCCGGTGGGAAGTCAATGCATGGCAGGTGGACGTCTACCTTCCCGGGGCCACCAGTGCCCGTGTCCGCGTTCGCCCCGATGACTTCATCCTTGCGGATGTCGACGGTGCCCTCATGATCCCGCAGGAGATCGTGCCTGAGGTGCTGGAGCGGGCGGAAGCGCTCACGGAAAAAGAAGCGCGCATTCGTGAGGACCTCGAAGCGGGCATGAGCCTGCCCGACGTTCTGAGCAAGTACGGGCACGTGTAA